In the Tindallia magadiensis genome, ATCTGACTGGTTATGACGGTTGGAGTTTTTATGTACATCAATGTCTATTGGTTTCCTTAGATCAGGAAGAACCTGTTTGGATTGGTAGAGGGATGGATGCCAACGCTGCCCGAATCACCAGTTTTCTATCAGACAATAATATTTATCAATATGCCGACGATTATGTACATTCCCTAGTGAAACACCCGATGCACTTTATGGCCGATATCATTAAAAAGCGAGGATGGGACCGCAAAATCATAGGGGTGGAAATGGACCAGTTCTATTACCCTCATAGGGCTCATGTAGAGTTGGAAAAATCTCTGCCTAACGCGATTTTTAAGGATGCAAATACTTTGGTCAACTGGGTACGGGTAGTGAAATCTGATAAAGAAATTGAATTTATGAAAATTGCTGGACAAATAGCTTCCAAAGTGATGAAGACAGCTCAACGCGAAATTGCGCCAGGTGTCAGAGAATGTGATGTGGCGGCGAAAATTGCGGAGGCTCAGTATTCCGGAACTTCCGAACATAGTGGAGATTATCCAGCTATTGTTCCCTTGATGATGGCAGGAGAAGCAACGAAAACCCCACATCTCACCTGGACAGAAAAGAAATACGAAGAAGAGGAAGCGGTTCTTTTAGAACTATGTGGTGTTTATAAAAGGTACCATGTTCCGATTGCCAGAACCATGTATTTAGGACAGGAACCCCCGCAGATAATGAAAGATACGGGAAAAACTGTTTTAGAAGGCTTGGCAGCTGCGTTGGAAATGGTAAAGCCAGGTGTTGTGGTAGAGGATATTGAGGAAACCTGGCGAAAAACCATTCAAAAGACAGGTTTGGTGAAAGAGTCGAGGATTGGTTATTCAATTGGTGTAAACTATCCGCCGGATTGGGGCGAGCAAACGATTTCGGTAAGACCGGGCGATAAAACCATCGTTCAAAAGAACATGACCCTTCATCTGATTCCAGGAATCTGGTTGGATGATGTTGGTTTTGAAGTAGATGCTTCCTTTTATGTAACAGAAAATGGCATTGAACATTTCTTCGACGATTCACTGGAAATTTGCGTCAAAAGATAATCTGTAGGTGGTGAAAACGTGAAATATGAATCTCTGAAAGACTGGAAATCTTTGTGCCTACAAGATGTTTTTCTTGCTTCAAAACGAATTCATGGGCTTATTCTTAAGACGCCCCTTATTGAATCGCCGGACTTGGCTCTCCGATGTGGAGCTCATCAGGTTTTTGTAAAATTGGAATCCCTACAAAATACCGGTGCCTTTAAGTTAAGAGGAGCTGGAAACAAGATATTATCCTTGGAAGAAGAAGATCGACAAAAAGGGGTCATCACCTTTTCTACGGGCAATCATGGAAGAGCCGTGGCGTATACGGCTGCAAAACTGGGGATAAAGGCTGTGGTGTGCCTTTCAGAAAAAGTGCCTCAAAATCGGGTGGAAATGATAAAGGCATTGAAAGCAGAGCCGGTAGTTTTCGGAAAGTCTCAGGATGAAGCAGAAGATCATTTTGAAGAGCTGATCCGAAGAGATGGCTATATTTCAGTTCCACCATTTGATGATCCGGAAATTATTGCTGGGCAGGGCACAGTAGTGCTGGAAATGCTCCAAAAAAATCCTCAAATCGATACGTTGCTGGTTCAGTTATCTGGCGGAGGGCTTTTGGCAGGGACGGCTCTGGTGGCAAAAAGCATTAAACCAAAGATTAAAATCATAGGTGTTTCTATTCAACAGTCACCAGCAATGTTAGAGAGTCTTAAAGTTGGAAAACCGGTAGACATAGAGGAAAAAGCAACGATTGCCGGCTCTTTATCTGGTGGCATTGGTCGGAAAAATGAGTATACCTTACCATTAATAGAACACTATGTAGATGAGCATGTGCTGATCACTGAAGAAGAAGTGATACAAGGCATGAAATATGCTTTTGAAAAGCATCAGCTAGTGGCGGAAGGTGCCGCTGTCGTTGGCATATCTGCTCTGCTAAACCACAAGGTGGATGTAACGGGCAAGAAGGTGGGGATAATGATGACGGGCAGTTGTGTGGAATCGAAAACCTATTTAGAGATCATAGGAAATAGTGTAGATTAGTAAAGGTACAGGGAGGGAAAAAGATGACAAAGAAAGCAGTGCATCCTGCCAACGCTCCATTGCCAGCAGGACCGTATAATCACGCTATTGTATCAGGAGGGTTTGTTTTTGTAAGTGGACAGACGCCGGAAAAGCCTGGCACCGATGTGATTGAAGCTGTTGGAATAAAGGAGCATACCAGGCAAGTAATGGAAAATATAAAAGCGATTCTTGAAGCGGCCGGATGCGGTTTGGAGGATTTGGTAAAAGTAGATGCTCACCTGAAAGATATGAAGGATTTTGCCGGATTTAACGAAGTTTATGGAAAGTATGTGTCGGAGCCATATCCTGCACGTATTACAGTTCAAAGTGTTTTACCGCCAGGAGATCCTTTGGTAGAGATTAGTGTCATTGCAAAAGTAAAAGATTAAAAGGTTTTCTATCTCCGAAATTCTATTTTTTCGATACTGATCTTTGGGTATAAGAAAGGATAGAATTCGGAGTTTTTTATTGAAAGGATAGGAGGAGTATAGGTGACTAAGATAGTGATTCAGAATGATATCATACGGCTAAGAGATACAACGCCGCAAGATCTTGATCAGGTGCTGAGGATTGAGAGGAATGAAGAAAACAGACGTTACGTCTATAACTGGCCAAAAGCCAGGCATTTAGAGTCAATTAATGCATCTGAAGAAAAACATTTTGTGGTTGAAGATCAGGTAAAAGGCGATGTGGTGGGATACATTATACTATCTTCTATTGGTAGTCCTCATAATGTAATTGAATTTGACCGCATTACTATTGATAAAAAGGGAAAAGGCTATGGAAGGCAAGCTGTTCGTCTTATCAAACAGCTGTGTTTTGAAAGCTATGGGTGTCATAGGTTGTGGCTGGATGTTTTTGACGACAATCCGAAAGCAAAAGCCTTATATGAATCTGAAGGATTTGTCTTTGAAGGAACCTTGAGGGATTGTAAAAAGTATGAAGACGGTTATCGATCCATGCATATTCTTTCTATGTTGTCCAATGAATATAAGAAAGAATAAAAGCGTTAGCAGAGAAATCTTCTGATTGAAAGCGTGAGGATAACGGTAACAGCTTGCATTTTAACCACTACATGTTAAAATGAGGATATCTTAAATGGAAGGCAGGGAGAAAGGACATGACGGAGAAGAAAATGATTGTAAAACCATCCACATTACCAGGCTTTATGGAGCTGTTACCAGCAGAGCAGATCATGTTTAATCATATGCGGGATACGATCCGCAATGTATACGAAAGGTATGGCTTTATTCCTCTAGATACACCGGTAATTGAGAAATCGGATGTGCTTTTGGTGAAAAGCGGCGGAGAAACAGAGAAACAGGTTTATCGATTCATGAAAGGCGATTCAGATCTGGCGATGCGCTTTGATCTAACCGTACCTTTAGCCCGGTATGTAGCCCAGCACATGGCGAATTTAACCTTTCCTTTTCGGAGATATCAGATTGGTAAAGTTTATCGCGGTGAAAAAAACCAAAAAGGAAGATTTCGTGAATTTTATCAATGTGATATTGATATTATTGGGCGTAATCATTTAGATGTTGTTAATGATGCAGAAATTCCTGCGATTATCAATGACGTTTTTACTCAATTGAAACTACCTGATTTTATCATAAGAATTAATAATCGAAAACTAATGAACGGACTTTTTCAACATTTTGGGTTGGCAGGAAGACCGGAAATATTAAAGGCCATTGATAAGCTGGAAAAAATAGGCCCGGATAAGACTCGAAAAGAATTAATGGAAGCGGGCATTGAAGAAGCTTCTATCGATGCTATTTTTCGATTTATACAGCTAAAAGGCAGCAATGATGAAATTCTAGACGGCTTAAAACAGGCGGCTATCGATAATGAACTTTATCAAACCGGTGTAGAGGAACTGACGCGTGTCACCAAACTGATCAGAGCCTTTGGGGTGCCAGAGGCACATTTTGCTTTGGACCTGACCATTGTTCGAGGGTTAGACTATTATACAGGTACGGTTTATGAAACCCTGCTGAAAAATTACCCTGAAATAGGATCGATTTGCTCTGGTGGAAGGTATGATAATTTAGCAGAACATTATACAAAAGAAAAATTGCCCGGAGTTGGTATTTCTATCGGATTGACCAGACTCTTTTACCAATTAAATGAGGCGGGGTTACTGGGAGAAATGAAAGAACAGGTGTTAACGCAATTATTGGTAGTACCTATTGGAGATACCTTGGAGACTTGTGCAAAAGTAGCACGACGATTTCGAGATGCGAATGTCATAACAGAAGTATTTCTAGAAGACACTAAAATAGCTAAAAAAATGAATTATGCCAATAAACAGGGAATTCCCTGGGTAGTGATTATTGGAGATGAGGAAGTTCAGGATGGACTTGTCGCATTGAAAGACTTGGAAACGGGTGATCAGGAAAGAATGTCCTGGGAAGAAGCGCTCAAAAAAATAACCGGTTCTTAAGAATCGAAGGGAGCGATAGATGATGGAAAAAGGGATGATGGAAAAAAATCTGATGATACGACCGGAAGGAAAAGAAGACTATATGGCGATTCGCCAGCTTATTCAGGATGCCTTTGATCCGATGCCCTTTAGCACTGGGAAAGAATGGCAGCTAGTGGAGTCAATACGTGCTAGTAAGGGATATATCAATGAGTTGGCATTGGTAGCGGAACTTGGTGGAAAAATGGTTGGTCATATTCTGGTTTCAGAAATAGCTTTAGATGGAAAAACTTCCATGATTCCTGTTTTGATTCTGTCGCCTGTTTCTGTTTTACCCGAGTTTCAACGAGAAGGCGTTGGACAGCAACTATGCCAAAAGGCGATTGAAGAAGCAAAAAAAACCGATTATCCAGTGATGATTGTGATCGGAGATCCTCGATATTACCAGCGATTTGGTTTTCGCCCTGCTTTTCCTGAAGGCGTTTATTTACCCTTTGGCTTTGAGGAAGAGTATTTGCAGATGATGGAATTAAAGGAAAATGCGTTGGAGAAAGTAGCTGGAGCGATTCAGTTTCCGCCCTGGTTTTTTGATGCCAGAGGAGAACTGCTATAAACGGTTTGTGTAAAAAAAGAACCTTGCCACAAAGATTAGCGGCAGGGTTCTTTTTATGAGCTCTTTAGAGGTTTTTTCTAAAAATCCCAACAATATTCTCGTTTTAAGTAATCCATTACAACGGAAGTCTCGGTATGCGTTACACCATCGATTCTCCAGATTTTGTTTTTTAAGAGTTCGTGCAAATCATTAATATTTTTCACATAGACTTCAGCGTTAAAGGTTGAAGCACCGGTTGCTAATGTAATGTACCAGAGTGCTTCGATTTTTTTGAGTTCGGTTGCCACATAATCCACTTTCTGAACATCAACATGGATCTTGAGAGAAGCGGCAATATCCAAGCCCAGTTTGAACGGGTCGGCCACAGCAACGATCTGGATCACGTCGTTTTCAATTAGCCGGGTAATACGGTTACGAACCGTTGATTCTGAAACGTCCAACAACCGAGCGATATCCGTATTGGGAGTTCGGCCATCACGCTGCAGAATTTTGATGATCTTTAGATCAACATGATCCAGTCCGTAGGTATTTTTCATAGACACCTTCCTTTACGTAGTTAGATTTTGTTTTTAAAGGGTACATCTTATTATACCTTTTCGTTTATCGACAATCAATGAAAAAGACAGAATTTTAGGAAATAATCGCACGATTTAATGGAAATAAAGAAGGATTCGCATATTGATAAAACAATAACAGAGAAGAATCTTTATTTCTAAAAGATTTTTGTGACAAAATGAAATAAAAAGCATGTGATGGATGTGGATGGGTATGAATAAGGCTAGAGAAAAGCTGAAGCATCGGGAAAGGATGAGAACATGAAAAGCTCTCAGCAGGCAAACTCATTTAATCCAAGCTATTATGTGGGAATAGGCGCATCAGCTGGTGGCTTGGAAGCTCTTCAAGCCTTCTTTCGTACAATGCCGAAAGATACTGGAATGACTTTTATAGTGATACAGCATTTATCGCCGGATTATAAAAGCATGATGGATGAACTACTGGCTCGGTGCACAGATATGTCGATTTCGATTGCGACAGAAGGAATGGTGGTAAAGTCAGATCATATTTACCTAATTCCTCCTCGATATAATTTAATGATCTTTCATGGCAATCTTTATTTGGAAAAACATAACGTTCAAAAAAGCAATCACTTGCCCATTGACGTTTTTTTTCGATCCCTTGCAGTGGATCAAGGGAAAA is a window encoding:
- a CDS encoding M24 family metallopeptidase, producing MQMFSREEYLERVRKTQEKMNEWGIELLFISQPANMNYLTGYDGWSFYVHQCLLVSLDQEEPVWIGRGMDANAARITSFLSDNNIYQYADDYVHSLVKHPMHFMADIIKKRGWDRKIIGVEMDQFYYPHRAHVELEKSLPNAIFKDANTLVNWVRVVKSDKEIEFMKIAGQIASKVMKTAQREIAPGVRECDVAAKIAEAQYSGTSEHSGDYPAIVPLMMAGEATKTPHLTWTEKKYEEEEAVLLELCGVYKRYHVPIARTMYLGQEPPQIMKDTGKTVLEGLAAALEMVKPGVVVEDIEETWRKTIQKTGLVKESRIGYSIGVNYPPDWGEQTISVRPGDKTIVQKNMTLHLIPGIWLDDVGFEVDASFYVTENGIEHFFDDSLEICVKR
- a CDS encoding Lrp/AsnC family transcriptional regulator — protein: MKNTYGLDHVDLKIIKILQRDGRTPNTDIARLLDVSESTVRNRITRLIENDVIQIVAVADPFKLGLDIAASLKIHVDVQKVDYVATELKKIEALWYITLATGASTFNAEVYVKNINDLHELLKNKIWRIDGVTHTETSVVMDYLKREYCWDF
- a CDS encoding GNAT family N-acetyltransferase — translated: MEKGMMEKNLMIRPEGKEDYMAIRQLIQDAFDPMPFSTGKEWQLVESIRASKGYINELALVAELGGKMVGHILVSEIALDGKTSMIPVLILSPVSVLPEFQREGVGQQLCQKAIEEAKKTDYPVMIVIGDPRYYQRFGFRPAFPEGVYLPFGFEEEYLQMMELKENALEKVAGAIQFPPWFFDARGELL
- the hisS gene encoding histidine--tRNA ligase yields the protein MTEKKMIVKPSTLPGFMELLPAEQIMFNHMRDTIRNVYERYGFIPLDTPVIEKSDVLLVKSGGETEKQVYRFMKGDSDLAMRFDLTVPLARYVAQHMANLTFPFRRYQIGKVYRGEKNQKGRFREFYQCDIDIIGRNHLDVVNDAEIPAIINDVFTQLKLPDFIIRINNRKLMNGLFQHFGLAGRPEILKAIDKLEKIGPDKTRKELMEAGIEEASIDAIFRFIQLKGSNDEILDGLKQAAIDNELYQTGVEELTRVTKLIRAFGVPEAHFALDLTIVRGLDYYTGTVYETLLKNYPEIGSICSGGRYDNLAEHYTKEKLPGVGISIGLTRLFYQLNEAGLLGEMKEQVLTQLLVVPIGDTLETCAKVARRFRDANVITEVFLEDTKIAKKMNYANKQGIPWVVIIGDEEVQDGLVALKDLETGDQERMSWEEALKKITGS
- a CDS encoding GNAT family N-acetyltransferase — encoded protein: MTKIVIQNDIIRLRDTTPQDLDQVLRIERNEENRRYVYNWPKARHLESINASEEKHFVVEDQVKGDVVGYIILSSIGSPHNVIEFDRITIDKKGKGYGRQAVRLIKQLCFESYGCHRLWLDVFDDNPKAKALYESEGFVFEGTLRDCKKYEDGYRSMHILSMLSNEYKKE
- a CDS encoding RidA family protein gives rise to the protein MTKKAVHPANAPLPAGPYNHAIVSGGFVFVSGQTPEKPGTDVIEAVGIKEHTRQVMENIKAILEAAGCGLEDLVKVDAHLKDMKDFAGFNEVYGKYVSEPYPARITVQSVLPPGDPLVEISVIAKVKD
- a CDS encoding pyridoxal-phosphate dependent enzyme — translated: MKYESLKDWKSLCLQDVFLASKRIHGLILKTPLIESPDLALRCGAHQVFVKLESLQNTGAFKLRGAGNKILSLEEEDRQKGVITFSTGNHGRAVAYTAAKLGIKAVVCLSEKVPQNRVEMIKALKAEPVVFGKSQDEAEDHFEELIRRDGYISVPPFDDPEIIAGQGTVVLEMLQKNPQIDTLLVQLSGGGLLAGTALVAKSIKPKIKIIGVSIQQSPAMLESLKVGKPVDIEEKATIAGSLSGGIGRKNEYTLPLIEHYVDEHVLITEEEVIQGMKYAFEKHQLVAEGAAVVGISALLNHKVDVTGKKVGIMMTGSCVESKTYLEIIGNSVD